In Bubalus bubalis isolate 160015118507 breed Murrah chromosome 3, NDDB_SH_1, whole genome shotgun sequence, a genomic segment contains:
- the LOC123332395 gene encoding basic proline-rich protein-like: PSPPSSPPPSPPPLPPPPSPSSPPPPPSPSLSPPPPSPSLSPSPPPSLSPSPPPPPSPPSSPPPPPSPPPSPSSPPPPSPPSPSPPPPSPSLSPPSPPPPSSPPPSPPPSPSLSPPPPSPPPSPSLSPPPPSPSLSPPPPSPPSPPPPPAPSLSPPPAPPSPPLSPPSPPPPPPPPSSSPSLSPPPPPPSPPPPSSPPPPSSPPPLSPPPPSPPPPPPSPPPPSPSLSPPPPSPPPPPPSPPPTPPSSSPSLSPPPPSPPPPPPSPPPPPSPSLSPPSPSLSPPPPPPSPPPPSSPPSPPPPSSPPPLSPPPPSPSSPPPPSPPPPPPSSPPPLSPP; encoded by the coding sequence ccatcaccaccatcatcaccaccaccatcaccaccaccactaccaccaccaccatcaccatcatcaccaccaccaccaccatcaccatcactatcaccaccaccaccatcaccatcactatcaccatcaccaccaccatcactatcaccatcaccaccaccaccaccatcaccaccatcatcaccaccaccaccaccatcaccaccaccatcaccatcatcaccaccaccaccatcaccaccatcaccatcaccaccaccaccatcaccatcactatcaccaccatcaccaccaccaccatcatcaccaccaccatcaccaccaccatcaccatcactatcaccaccaccaccatcaccaccaccatcaccatcactatcaccaccaccaccatcaccatcactatcaccaccaccaccatcaccaccatcaccaccaccaccaccagcaccatcactatcaccaccaccagcaccaccatcaccaccactatcaccaccatcaccaccaccaccaccaccaccaccatcatcatcaccatcactatcaccaccaccaccaccaccatcaccaccaccaccatcatcaccaccaccaccatcatcaccaccaccactatcaccaccaccaccatcaccaccaccaccaccaccatcaccaccaccaccatcaccatcactatcaccaccaccaccatcaccaccaccaccaccaccatcaccaccaccaacaccaccatcatcatcaccatcactatcaccaccaccaccatcaccaccaccaccaccaccatcaccaccaccaccaccatcaccatcactatcaccaccatcaccatcactatcaccaccaccaccaccaccatcaccaccaccaccatcatcaccaccatcaccaccaccaccatcatcaccaccaccactatcaccaccaccaccatcaccatcatcaccaccaccaccatcaccaccaccaccaccaccatcatcaccaccaccactatcaccacca